Proteins from a genomic interval of Chitinispirillales bacterium:
- a CDS encoding 8-oxo-dGTP diphosphatase: MEIKTCKDLHWENEKFSEYAVLSFVFNKETDEALLIHKKRGLGNGKINAPGGRIDPDESDFEAAVRETREEVCITPKNVKKAGELNFYFTDGYSLKGFVFVSQEYSGEIKETDEALPFWCKLSEIPYENMWADDKFWLPLMLAGKKFSGYFIFDDDKMLDKSIIVDENLPLKYDKNWHPSKRRTACLQKNT; encoded by the coding sequence GTGGAAATAAAAACTTGTAAAGATTTGCATTGGGAAAACGAAAAGTTTTCGGAGTACGCGGTTTTGTCGTTTGTTTTCAACAAAGAAACCGACGAAGCGCTTTTAATTCATAAAAAGCGCGGGCTTGGAAACGGAAAAATCAACGCGCCGGGCGGAAGAATCGACCCTGACGAAAGCGATTTTGAGGCGGCGGTCCGCGAAACGCGGGAAGAGGTTTGCATAACGCCGAAAAATGTTAAAAAAGCGGGCGAATTGAATTTTTATTTTACTGACGGCTACTCGCTCAAAGGGTTCGTTTTCGTTTCGCAGGAATATAGCGGCGAAATCAAAGAAACCGACGAAGCGTTGCCGTTTTGGTGTAAATTAAGTGAAATTCCATACGAGAATATGTGGGCGGACGATAAATTTTGGCTTCCGCTTATGCTTGCCGGTAAAAAATTCTCAGGATATTTTATTTTCGACGACGATAAAATGCTTGATAAAAGCATAATCGTTGACGAAAATTTACCGCTCAAATACGATAAAAATTGGCATCCGTCAAAAAGAAGAACCGCCTGTCTGCAAAAAAACACTTGA
- the radC gene encoding DNA repair protein RadC, which produces MQAEGHRSRILERYEKSGVDAFHDYEILELFLTIIIPRKDVKPIAKELISKYKSISGVLSAPRRELEETDGLAKRSVSLIKFIRDMQGFCLKEEITKSEFKIKNKNDIARYLSFNFGNLQEEYLILFLLDAKNAVISAEIAAKGSAANCPIQPRKLFDRALQVKAAGVIIAHNHPANSLNPSNADWDLTQKIVSVGETLEIPLIDHVIIAGNNVLSMRENQSPKAAVWK; this is translated from the coding sequence ATGCAAGCCGAAGGACATAGAAGCAGAATACTCGAAAGATACGAAAAAAGCGGCGTTGACGCCTTTCACGATTACGAAATTTTGGAATTATTTTTGACGATAATAATCCCGCGAAAGGACGTAAAGCCTATAGCGAAAGAATTGATTTCAAAATACAAATCGATAAGCGGCGTTTTGAGCGCTCCGCGGCGCGAACTTGAAGAAACGGACGGATTGGCGAAAAGGAGCGTTTCGCTCATAAAATTTATAAGAGACATGCAAGGATTTTGTCTGAAAGAAGAAATTACAAAAAGCGAGTTCAAAATAAAAAATAAAAACGACATCGCCCGATATTTGTCGTTTAATTTTGGAAATCTACAGGAAGAATATTTAATTTTATTCTTGCTGGACGCAAAGAACGCGGTGATTTCAGCCGAAATAGCGGCAAAAGGGAGTGCGGCGAATTGTCCGATTCAGCCGCGAAAATTGTTTGACAGAGCGTTGCAAGTCAAAGCCGCCGGCGTAATTATCGCGCACAACCATCCTGCAAATTCGCTGAATCCGTCGAATGCGGATTGGGATCTTACGCAAAAAATCGTATCGGTCGGCGAAACGTTGGAAATCCCGCTGATTGATCACGTAATAATTGCGGGAAACAATGTTTTGAGTATGCGTGAAAATCAGAGTCCTAAGGCGGCGGTGTGGAAATAA
- a CDS encoding dihydroorotate dehydrogenase, which translates to MDLSVKIGEKTLQNPIGVASGTFGYGEEYSQLCDLNEIGAFYTKAVTLESKEGNPLPRIVETPSGMLNAIGLANVGVDKFMMEKISWFRDNVKNCALIPNIAGASEKEYCRLVEELQDIDVIWGLEVNLSCPNVKEGAMHFGTDAKTVEKITKKIRKLTKKPLILKLSPNVFDICEIAAAAQSGGADAVSCINTLVGMVIDTKNCRPFLANKTGGLSGPAIRPIGVRAVYQISRKVKIPVIGMGGITNADDAIQYFLAGAKAIQIGTYNFVEPQISNSILAGILEWMAAHKVESVAEISNLMED; encoded by the coding sequence ATGGATTTATCGGTAAAAATCGGCGAAAAAACGCTGCAAAATCCCATAGGTGTCGCCAGCGGGACGTTCGGTTACGGCGAAGAATACTCGCAGTTGTGCGATTTGAACGAAATCGGAGCGTTTTACACAAAAGCCGTAACGCTTGAATCTAAAGAGGGCAATCCTTTGCCGCGAATCGTAGAAACGCCGTCCGGAATGCTCAACGCCATAGGTTTGGCGAATGTCGGCGTCGATAAATTTATGATGGAAAAAATTTCGTGGTTTCGGGATAACGTGAAAAATTGCGCGTTAATTCCAAATATTGCCGGCGCAAGCGAAAAAGAATATTGCCGTCTTGTTGAAGAATTGCAGGATATAGACGTAATTTGGGGATTGGAAGTCAATTTGTCGTGCCCTAATGTGAAAGAAGGGGCTATGCACTTCGGAACGGATGCAAAAACGGTCGAAAAGATAACAAAAAAAATACGGAAACTGACAAAAAAACCGCTGATATTAAAACTTTCTCCTAACGTTTTCGACATTTGCGAAATAGCCGCGGCGGCTCAAAGCGGCGGCGCTGACGCCGTAAGTTGCATAAATACTCTGGTAGGAATGGTTATCGACACAAAAAATTGCCGCCCGTTTTTGGCGAACAAAACCGGCGGGCTCTCCGGACCGGCGATTCGTCCTATTGGCGTGCGCGCGGTCTATCAGATTAGCCGAAAAGTCAAAATTCCCGTTATAGGAATGGGCGGAATAACAAACGCCGACGATGCGATTCAGTATTTTTTGGCGGGTGCGAAAGCGATTCAAATAGGGACGTACAATTTTGTCGAACCGCAAATATCAAATTCGATACTTGCGGGAATTTTAGAATGGATGGCGGCGCATAAAGTAGAAAGCGTAGCCGAAATTTCAAATTTGATGGAAGATTGA
- a CDS encoding glycoside hydrolase family 18 protein — translation MKKFLFVLAVLILPTALFAKGAVKGYFQSWRGQPTATQYDNLTHAILFQLFPDPGKNDGSLTTEFVYVNVNTFVSNAHAKGVKAIVGVGGWDQGDPHYGKFTNAFVSVCSDATKRAKFVNEIKNYINNNSLDGVDIDWEYPSGSNWNNYIQLLKDLRAALPGKEISTALPGESPNGYYPSIVRTDIWQAVDAIHLMTYDMWDWPTHSDAGKSKELIDAWANWGSGQSGFSKEKLVIGCAFYGSPGDNTASVKTKVDHCYDNGYGGVMIWEILCGISNTSENNQLLEAAWAANKAKGGYKGGEPVIITRKITVTYSQSGGTVKNQGTGATVYSGTPVDVENGKSLTLSFIPNNGYSITDVKINGNSNEQAKNAKTYTFNDVTQDASINVIFNKDGVTPTDAPDLADGSWEWEESIDNENRGSSVTFNVAEGNISFSLNIGTSDEEKDIWSWAEIASYVEGDWTGVTGITINYTSNKNIHLVLQDNIGLTEDGRGYYYELVAGTNVNKTIPITDFKHIEDDWETLTPLSVSQLSIFEGVSITPVGEMVMTTGSIKLLKINGLIVEEDDPGPGIPIVRNKAKNVSTAGVSVVNGNINLSLSANANNAHIVLFDLRGRILFERNVAVNGNFASVALPQSISRNQVMMLQVKTNSGVNMTKRILIK, via the coding sequence ATGAAAAAGTTTTTGTTTGTTTTGGCGGTGTTGATTCTGCCGACGGCGTTGTTTGCAAAGGGAGCGGTCAAAGGGTATTTCCAAAGTTGGCGAGGTCAACCGACTGCCACACAATATGACAATTTAACTCACGCTATATTGTTTCAATTGTTTCCCGACCCGGGTAAAAACGACGGCAGTTTAACTACGGAATTTGTATACGTAAACGTTAATACTTTTGTGTCAAATGCACATGCAAAGGGAGTAAAGGCAATTGTTGGGGTTGGCGGATGGGATCAAGGCGACCCACATTATGGTAAATTCACCAACGCTTTTGTCTCAGTATGTTCCGATGCTACAAAACGAGCGAAATTTGTAAATGAAATAAAAAATTATATCAATAACAACAGTCTTGACGGTGTTGATATCGACTGGGAATACCCTTCTGGAAGTAACTGGAACAATTATATACAACTCTTGAAAGATTTAAGAGCGGCGCTTCCGGGTAAAGAAATTTCTACCGCGCTTCCAGGGGAGTCGCCGAACGGATATTATCCGTCTATTGTCAGGACAGACATTTGGCAAGCGGTGGACGCGATACATTTAATGACTTACGATATGTGGGATTGGCCTACCCACTCGGATGCCGGAAAATCTAAAGAACTAATTGACGCATGGGCGAATTGGGGAAGCGGACAATCAGGTTTTAGCAAAGAAAAACTTGTTATCGGCTGCGCTTTCTATGGTTCACCCGGAGACAACACGGCAAGCGTAAAAACAAAAGTAGACCACTGTTACGATAACGGTTACGGCGGAGTTATGATTTGGGAAATTTTATGCGGAATTAGTAACACCTCCGAAAATAATCAATTGTTAGAAGCCGCTTGGGCCGCCAATAAAGCGAAAGGCGGATACAAGGGGGGGGAACCGGTAATAATCACCCGTAAGATAACGGTAACCTATTCGCAAAGCGGCGGCACGGTTAAAAACCAGGGGACAGGGGCTACGGTTTATTCGGGAACTCCGGTCGATGTAGAAAACGGTAAAAGTTTGACTTTGTCGTTTATTCCAAACAACGGATATTCGATTACCGACGTTAAAATAAACGGAAACAGTAACGAACAAGCCAAAAATGCAAAAACTTACACGTTTAACGACGTTACCCAAGACGCAAGCATTAACGTAATATTTAATAAAGACGGCGTAACACCGACAGACGCTCCCGACCTTGCCGACGGTTCTTGGGAATGGGAGGAATCGATTGACAATGAAAATCGCGGCTCGTCGGTTACCTTCAACGTAGCAGAAGGAAATATTTCGTTTTCTTTGAATATTGGCACATCCGACGAAGAAAAAGATATATGGTCATGGGCGGAAATCGCTTCTTATGTAGAAGGAGATTGGACGGGAGTTACGGGAATTACGATTAACTATACTTCCAACAAGAATATACATCTTGTGTTACAAGACAACATAGGACTTACTGAAGATGGACGCGGATACTATTATGAATTGGTCGCTGGGACAAACGTAAATAAAACGATTCCAATTACAGATTTCAAACACATTGAAGACGATTGGGAAACGCTGACGCCTCTTTCTGTGAGCCAGTTAAGTATTTTTGAAGGAGTTTCAATTACTCCGGTTGGCGAAATGGTTATGACTACGGGTTCAATCAAATTGTTAAAAATTAACGGACTTATTGTAGAAGAAGATGACCCGGGGCCTGGGATTCCGATTGTGCGAAACAAAGCCAAAAATGTTTCAACGGCGGGCGTATCGGTTGTCAACGGAAATATAAATCTGTCGCTTTCTGCAAACGCGAACAACGCTCATATCGTTTTGTTTGACCTTCGCGGAAGGATATTGTTTGAACGAAACGTCGCGGTTAACGGAAACTTTGCGAGCGTCGCTCTGCCCCAGTCGATTTCGCGAAATCAAGTTATGATGCTGCAAGTTAAGACGAATTCCGGCGTTAATATGACGAAACGGATTTTGATTAAGTAG